In one Phyllostomus discolor isolate MPI-MPIP mPhyDis1 chromosome 8, mPhyDis1.pri.v3, whole genome shotgun sequence genomic region, the following are encoded:
- the LOC114503717 gene encoding LOW QUALITY PROTEIN: olfactory receptor 1I1 (The sequence of the model RefSeq protein was modified relative to this genomic sequence to represent the inferred CDS: substituted 1 base at 1 genomic stop codon) gives MEAENQTAVSEFLLLGLSENPENHTLLFGLFLCMYLITVLGNLLIILAIVSDSCLHTPMYFFLSNLSLIDAFFSSTTVPKMLANLWSQSRAIPFAGCLAQMYAFHLFGTMDSFPLAVMAIDXFVAIVYPLRYSVIMSPRVCGLLVGGPWLITNLQSLVHTCLMAQLTFCTGSEIPHFFCDLMPLLKLSCSDTRTNELVIFVFGFLMGISPLSCILLSYTCISQAVFKIPSAQGKWKAFCTCGSHLTVVSLFYGTIFAVYLQPASLASSQKDKAAALMCGVVIPMLNPFIYSLRNKDMKAALRKLLGRPTASQP, from the coding sequence ATGGAAGCAGAAAACCAAACCGCTGTCTCTGAATTCCTCCTCCTGGGACTGTCAGAAAACCCAGAGAATCACACCCTCCTCTTTGGGCTGTTCCTCTGCATGTACCTGATCACTGTGTTGggaaacctgctcatcatcctggccATCGTCTCAGACTCCTGCCTCCACacgcccatgtacttcttcctctccaacctgTCCCTCATCGATGCCTTTTTCTCATCCACCACCGTCCCCAAGATGCTGGCAAACCTCTGGTCCCAGAGCCGAGCCATCCCTTTTGCCGGCTGCCTCGCCCAGATGTATGCCTTCCACCTGTTTGGGACCATGGACAGCTTCCCCCTGGCCGTGATGGCCATTGACTGATTTGTGGCCATCGTCTATCCTCTGCGATACTCCGTCATCATGAGCCCCCGTGTCTGTGGGCTGCTGGTGGGTGGGCCGTGGCTGATCACCAATCTCCAGTCACTTGTACACACCTGCCTCATGGCTCAACTGACCTTCTGCACAGGCTCCGAAATCCCCCACTTCTTCTGCGACCTCATGCCCCTGCTGAAGCTCTCCTGCTCGGACACTCGCACCAACGAACTGGTGATCTTTGTTTTCGGCTTCCTCATGGGCATCAGCCCACTCTCCTGCATCCTCCTCTCTTACACCTGCATTTCCCAGGCAGTGTTCAAGATCCCTTCTGCTCAGGGCAAGTGGAAAGCCTTCTGCACTTGTGGCTCGCACCTCACTGTGGTGTCACTCTTCTATGGCACCATCTTCGCCGTGTACTTGCAGCCCGCCTCTCTCGCCTCCTCCCAGAAGGACAAGGCGGCTGCCCTGATGTGCGGGGTGGTcatccccatgctgaacccctttATCTACAGCCTAAGGAACAAGGACATGAAGGCAGCCCTGAGGAAGCTCCTCGGCAGACCCACCGCCTCTCAGCCCTAG